In one Streptomyces sp. NBC_01288 genomic region, the following are encoded:
- a CDS encoding alkaline phosphatase family protein, whose product MAELTRRRLLGSAAGAVGGAAALSLLPPSVQKAVAAEPPKNGSLRDIEHVVMLMQENRSFDHYFGTLSGVRGFADPHARKLDTGRSVFYQPDAVNPKGYLLPFHLDTHTSSAQAIPSTSHAWSVQHQAWNNGKMDQWLPAHRAADGVNGPYVMGYYTREDIPFQFALAETFTICDNYFCSVFGPTWPNRLMWMTGSIDPGGTQGGPIISNAAPTPYRWTTYAERLQDAGVSWKVYQEEDDYGTNMLEQFASFKNAQPGSDLYERGVRPQPHGTFEDDARNDRLPTVSWICPTSYQSEHPDYLPAAGADYVASKIEAIASNPKVWRKTAFILNYDENDGLFDHVVPPTPPAGTANEFIQGLPIGGGFRVPAIIISPWTVGGWVASEAFDHTSALQFLERFTGVEEPNVTDWRRDTFGDFTSAFRFRDARPRSPRLPDDTAEQLEKAKEEVATLPKPTLPGADQKFPHQERGRRPHV is encoded by the coding sequence ATGGCCGAGTTGACACGTCGCAGACTCCTGGGTTCCGCCGCGGGCGCGGTGGGCGGCGCCGCGGCACTCTCCCTCCTCCCGCCGAGCGTCCAGAAAGCCGTCGCCGCCGAACCGCCGAAGAACGGCTCGCTGCGCGACATCGAACACGTCGTCATGCTGATGCAGGAGAACCGGTCGTTCGACCACTACTTCGGCACCCTGTCCGGCGTTCGCGGATTCGCCGATCCGCACGCACGCAAACTCGACACCGGGCGCAGCGTCTTCTACCAGCCGGACGCGGTGAACCCGAAGGGCTACCTCCTCCCGTTCCACCTCGACACCCACACCTCCAGCGCGCAGGCCATCCCGTCCACCAGCCACGCCTGGTCGGTCCAGCACCAGGCCTGGAACAACGGCAAGATGGACCAGTGGCTGCCGGCCCACCGCGCGGCCGACGGTGTCAACGGCCCCTACGTGATGGGCTATTACACGCGCGAGGACATCCCGTTCCAGTTCGCGCTCGCCGAGACCTTCACCATCTGCGACAACTACTTCTGCTCGGTGTTCGGCCCGACCTGGCCCAACCGGCTGATGTGGATGACCGGTTCGATCGACCCGGGCGGTACGCAGGGCGGACCGATCATCAGCAACGCCGCGCCGACGCCGTACCGTTGGACGACGTACGCGGAGCGCCTCCAGGACGCCGGTGTCAGCTGGAAGGTTTACCAGGAGGAGGACGACTACGGCACCAACATGCTGGAGCAGTTCGCCTCGTTCAAGAACGCCCAGCCCGGCTCCGACCTGTACGAGCGGGGTGTACGCCCGCAGCCGCACGGCACGTTCGAGGACGACGCCCGCAACGACCGGCTGCCGACGGTGTCGTGGATCTGCCCCACGAGCTACCAGTCCGAGCACCCGGACTACCTCCCGGCCGCCGGCGCCGACTACGTCGCGTCGAAGATCGAGGCGATCGCGTCGAACCCGAAGGTGTGGCGCAAGACCGCGTTCATCCTCAACTACGACGAGAACGACGGCCTGTTCGACCACGTCGTCCCGCCGACTCCGCCCGCGGGTACGGCGAACGAGTTCATCCAGGGCCTGCCGATCGGCGGCGGCTTCCGCGTCCCCGCCATCATCATCTCGCCCTGGACCGTGGGTGGTTGGGTGGCCTCGGAGGCCTTCGACCACACATCGGCATTGCAGTTCCTGGAGCGCTTCACCGGCGTCGAGGAGCCGAACGTCACCGACTGGCGCCGTGACACCTTCGGCGACTTCACCTCCGCGTTCCGCTTCCGCGACGCCCGCCCGCGCTCGCCCCGCCTGCCCGACGACACGGCCGAGCAGCTGGAGAAGGCGAAGGAGGAAGTGGCGACACTTCCGAAGCCCACCCTCCCGGGCGCGGACCAGAAGTTCCCGCACCAGGAACGGGGCCGCCGCCCGCACGTCTGA
- a CDS encoding PP2C family protein-serine/threonine phosphatase: MTDAEIDYAAVFQGLPGMVALLTPDLVYADANEEFLRMSGRTREQVVGRFLFDVFPDNPNDPAATGMRNLEASLRRVLSTGERDTMALQRYDVESTACPGQWDQRYWSPVNAPVLDPGGKVVLLVHRVEEVTELIRARGNSGGSRTRVLEAELYTRARELQEVNERLRSAHAREREVALALQEAMLPTRRQGAGHQIAVRYRPAVGSLNVCGDWYDVVDLVGGNRIGVSVGDIVGHGLAAAGVMGQLRSALSATSRVADGPAEVLDVLGRYANVVDGAESATVVTTFVDFDRNTITYSSAGHPPPVLVHPDGRVEFLDRATDPPLDARPDPMPRPQATTTFSLGATLALYTDGLIERRREDIDKGLARLADSLVHHRNADPEALADAVLLELLPHGGATDDTALIIVRL; this comes from the coding sequence ATGACGGACGCGGAGATCGACTACGCGGCGGTGTTCCAGGGGCTGCCCGGCATGGTGGCCCTGCTGACCCCCGACCTGGTGTACGCGGACGCCAACGAGGAATTCCTGCGCATGTCCGGCCGCACCCGCGAGCAGGTCGTCGGCCGCTTCCTCTTCGACGTCTTCCCCGACAACCCGAACGACCCCGCCGCCACCGGCATGCGCAACCTGGAGGCCTCCCTGCGCCGCGTCCTGTCCACCGGCGAACGCGACACCATGGCCCTCCAGCGCTACGACGTGGAGTCGACGGCGTGCCCCGGGCAGTGGGACCAGCGCTACTGGAGCCCGGTCAACGCCCCCGTGCTCGACCCCGGCGGCAAGGTCGTCCTCCTCGTCCACCGGGTCGAGGAGGTCACCGAGCTGATCCGGGCCCGCGGCAACTCTGGCGGCAGCCGCACCCGAGTCCTGGAGGCCGAGCTGTACACCCGCGCCCGCGAACTCCAGGAGGTCAACGAACGCCTGCGCAGCGCCCACGCCCGCGAACGCGAGGTCGCCCTGGCCCTGCAAGAGGCGATGCTGCCCACCCGCCGCCAGGGCGCGGGCCACCAGATCGCCGTGCGCTACCGGCCCGCGGTCGGCTCCCTGAACGTCTGCGGCGACTGGTACGACGTCGTCGACCTGGTCGGCGGCAACCGTATCGGCGTCTCCGTCGGCGACATCGTCGGCCACGGCCTGGCCGCCGCCGGCGTCATGGGCCAGCTGCGCAGCGCCCTGAGCGCCACCTCCCGCGTCGCGGACGGCCCTGCCGAGGTCCTCGACGTCCTGGGCCGCTACGCCAACGTGGTCGACGGCGCCGAGTCCGCCACGGTGGTCACGACCTTCGTCGACTTCGACCGCAACACCATCACCTACAGCAGCGCCGGACACCCACCGCCCGTCCTGGTCCACCCCGACGGCCGCGTGGAATTCCTGGACCGTGCCACCGATCCGCCCCTTGACGCCCGCCCCGACCCGATGCCCCGACCGCAGGCCACCACCACGTTCTCCCTCGGCGCCACCCTGGCCCTCTACACCGACGGCCTGATCGAACGCCGCCGCGAGGACATCGACAAGGGCCTGGCCCGCCTCGCCGACTCCCTGGTCCACCACCGGAACGCCGACCCCGAGGCCCTCGCGGACGCCGTACTCCTCGAACTGCTCCCGCACGGCGGCGCCACCGACGACACGGCCCTGATCATCGTGCGGCTCTGA
- a CDS encoding extracellular solute-binding protein — MRRAVAAAVTLAAAASLAACGSSGPSSTSSSKGLTMWALNDQLILKQSVDAYNKDHADAKITLRLFANDDYKQKLRVAFGANQAPDLFFNWGGGALNDYVKAGKVDVLNTSDVNTDRYTDSVMQSATFDGKVYGVPVNGLAPVVLYYNKKVLSDAGVQPPKTYDDLLAAVKKLKGKGVTPLSLAANSKWPTLMYLEYLLDRTGGSRVFSNIAGGDAAAWKDASVTKANQKLQDLAKAGAFGNNASSVSYDQGASTALLYTGKAAMEVMGTWEYANIAKAAPDFLKKGDLGYTAFPALTDGAGSASNIVGNPSNFLSLNKSSKNKSDALTYLKNYVLNGSQVDAYLASGSVPPVKGLDSKLAAVKSSSDKAWLTFVYDLVDKAPSFQLSWDQALPSDQADPLLTNTDKSFLRQIAPAEFGVNMSKAGS; from the coding sequence GTGCGACGCGCCGTCGCAGCCGCGGTCACCCTGGCCGCCGCCGCGAGCCTTGCCGCCTGCGGGTCCTCGGGTCCGTCCAGCACCTCGTCGTCGAAGGGCCTGACGATGTGGGCACTGAACGACCAGCTGATCCTCAAGCAGTCGGTGGACGCGTACAACAAGGACCACGCCGACGCGAAGATCACCCTGCGGCTGTTCGCGAACGACGACTACAAGCAGAAGCTGCGGGTGGCCTTCGGCGCGAACCAGGCCCCGGACCTCTTCTTCAACTGGGGCGGCGGCGCCCTGAACGACTACGTCAAGGCCGGCAAGGTCGACGTCCTGAACACGTCGGACGTGAACACGGACCGGTACACCGACAGCGTGATGCAGAGCGCGACCTTCGACGGCAAGGTCTACGGCGTGCCCGTCAACGGCCTCGCCCCGGTGGTCCTCTACTACAACAAGAAGGTGCTGTCCGACGCGGGCGTCCAGCCCCCGAAGACGTACGACGACCTGCTCGCGGCCGTGAAGAAGCTCAAGGGCAAGGGCGTGACCCCGCTCTCCCTCGCGGCCAACTCCAAGTGGCCGACGCTGATGTACCTGGAGTACCTGCTGGACCGTACCGGCGGCTCCCGTGTGTTCAGCAACATCGCCGGCGGTGACGCCGCCGCCTGGAAGGACGCCTCGGTCACCAAGGCCAACCAGAAGCTCCAGGACCTGGCCAAGGCCGGCGCCTTCGGGAACAACGCCTCCTCCGTCAGCTACGACCAGGGCGCCTCGACCGCGCTGCTCTACACGGGCAAGGCCGCCATGGAGGTGATGGGCACCTGGGAGTACGCCAACATCGCGAAGGCCGCGCCCGACTTCCTGAAGAAGGGCGACCTGGGCTACACCGCGTTCCCGGCCCTGACCGACGGCGCGGGCAGCGCGTCGAACATCGTCGGCAACCCGTCGAACTTCCTGTCGCTGAACAAGTCGTCCAAGAACAAGTCGGACGCGCTCACGTACCTGAAGAACTACGTCCTCAACGGCTCCCAGGTCGACGCCTACCTCGCCTCGGGCAGCGTCCCGCCGGTCAAGGGCCTCGACTCGAAGCTCGCCGCGGTGAAGTCCTCGTCCGACAAGGCGTGGCTGACGTTCGTGTACGACCTGGTGGACAAGGCCCCGAGTTTCCAGCTCTCGTGGGACCAGGCGCTGCCGTCCGACCAGGCCGACCCGCTGCTGACCAACACCGACAAGTCGTTCCTGCGGCAGATCGCGCCCGCGGAGTTCGGAGTGAACATGAGCAAGGCGGGGTCGTGA
- a CDS encoding AAA family ATPase, whose protein sequence is MTTPSSATRLIVVRGNSASGKSSVATGLRERYGRGIALVRQDVLRREVLRERDIPGGANIGLIDLTVRHALANGFHTVLEGILYLAHYGEMLAGLLADHPGRTHCYYLDVLFEETLARHATKPIADDVTEHQLREWYRPLDLLPGGVETVIPATSPLEGTVDRVLHESGLWVGDSLTGRTLAP, encoded by the coding sequence GTGACAACGCCCTCCTCCGCCACCCGACTGATCGTGGTGCGCGGCAACAGCGCCTCCGGCAAGAGCTCGGTGGCCACCGGTCTGCGTGAGCGGTACGGCCGCGGTATCGCCCTGGTCCGTCAGGACGTCCTCCGGCGCGAGGTGCTGCGCGAGCGGGACATCCCCGGCGGCGCGAACATCGGCCTGATCGACCTGACCGTCCGGCACGCGCTGGCGAACGGTTTCCACACCGTGCTGGAAGGCATCCTCTACCTCGCCCACTACGGCGAGATGCTGGCGGGCCTGCTCGCCGACCACCCGGGCCGCACGCACTGCTACTACCTCGACGTACTGTTCGAGGAAACTCTGGCCCGGCATGCCACGAAGCCCATCGCAGACGACGTCACCGAGCATCAACTCCGCGAGTGGTACCGGCCGTTGGACCTGCTGCCCGGCGGCGTCGAGACGGTGATCCCGGCGACGAGCCCGCTGGAGGGGACGGTCGACCGAGTACTGCACGAGTCCGGCTTGTGGGTCGGGGACTCGTTGACCGGCCGTACGCTGGCCCCGTGA
- a CDS encoding carbohydrate ABC transporter permease, with the protein MAAPALLLFGLFGFVPLVGVAALSVARWDGLGSVSWAGVANWTSVLTDSATWQSLWLTVKVMVVSWLVQTPIALALGLFQAPKGRLRALFAVLFFLPLLLSAVAIGLTWQALLDPSFGIGATPGLHWLAKPLLGSPELALYTVIFVIAWQFVPFHALLYQAGIRQIPTALYEAAALDGAGPVARFLHITLPQLKYTFVTSTTLMLVGSLTYFDLIFVLSGGTGGPGTATRVLPLSMYITGFQAHDMGRASAVATLLVVFGLGLSLLTTRLSGFTRMDSQQEGM; encoded by the coding sequence ATGGCCGCCCCAGCCCTGCTCCTCTTCGGTCTGTTCGGTTTCGTCCCCCTGGTCGGTGTGGCGGCGCTCAGCGTCGCCCGCTGGGACGGCCTGGGCTCCGTCAGCTGGGCGGGCGTCGCCAACTGGACGTCCGTCCTCACCGACAGCGCCACCTGGCAGTCGCTGTGGCTCACCGTCAAGGTGATGGTGGTCAGCTGGCTGGTGCAGACGCCGATCGCCCTGGCGCTCGGCCTGTTCCAGGCACCCAAGGGAAGGCTGCGCGCGCTGTTCGCCGTGCTGTTCTTCCTGCCGCTGCTGCTGTCCGCCGTGGCGATCGGCCTGACCTGGCAGGCGTTGCTCGACCCGTCCTTCGGCATCGGCGCCACCCCGGGTCTGCACTGGCTGGCGAAGCCGCTGCTCGGCTCGCCCGAACTCGCCCTGTACACCGTGATCTTCGTGATCGCCTGGCAGTTCGTGCCGTTCCACGCCCTGCTCTACCAAGCGGGGATACGACAGATCCCGACCGCCCTGTACGAGGCCGCCGCGCTCGACGGCGCCGGGCCCGTGGCGCGCTTCCTGCACATCACGCTGCCGCAGCTGAAGTACACGTTCGTCACGTCGACGACGCTCATGCTGGTCGGCTCGCTCACCTACTTCGACCTGATCTTCGTCCTGTCGGGCGGCACCGGCGGGCCCGGCACCGCGACCCGCGTCCTTCCCCTCTCCATGTACATCACCGGTTTCCAGGCCCACGACATGGGTCGGGCCAGCGCGGTGGCCACCCTGCTCGTGGTCTTCGGCCTCGGTCTGTCGCTGCTGACCACCCGCCTGTCCGGCTTCACCCGGATGGACAGCCAGCAGGAGGGCATGTGA
- a CDS encoding PP2C family protein-serine/threonine phosphatase: MVDGDGVGGSEAGAADRFALAERAVSAIGSTLDERRTAAECAGFLVDGLCDAAAVDLFAQDEARPAPHGMLHPMAADGRKELLDSLRTAPREDVMVRALDAGHPITTSFTTNDHGVLAALSVPLTAWGKAYGALLAIREGRSFGDEEAAAVHYAARLTAAHLHHAVEHHRLRTTALNLQQVLLTEPSRPHPNVEMATRYLPAGTGTLVGGDWFEAVRLHYGRTLLVIGDVMGHGLDAAVDMNAYRSMLRYVASTDLPPHRILRQMDTAMSEEHNRRPATCLLALLDPDRGTAAFSSAGHLPPAVFHRDGVGELIPVPVGPPLGTGLADYEMTTLALTPEDTLVMFTDGLVERRGEDIDVSLARLARLRLHPGQGVSRLLDDIVLRLHVQEAEDDVAAIAARLRPRNPA; this comes from the coding sequence GTGGTGGACGGCGACGGGGTTGGTGGGTCAGAGGCGGGGGCGGCGGATCGGTTCGCGCTGGCCGAGCGGGCCGTGTCCGCGATCGGGTCGACGCTCGACGAGCGCAGGACGGCGGCGGAGTGTGCGGGGTTCCTCGTCGACGGGCTGTGCGACGCCGCGGCCGTGGACCTGTTCGCACAGGACGAGGCCCGCCCGGCACCGCACGGCATGCTGCACCCGATGGCGGCCGACGGCCGCAAGGAACTGCTGGACAGCCTGCGGACCGCGCCGCGCGAGGACGTCATGGTCCGCGCCCTGGACGCCGGCCACCCGATCACCACGTCCTTCACCACGAACGACCACGGTGTACTCGCGGCTCTGTCCGTGCCGCTGACCGCCTGGGGCAAGGCCTACGGCGCGCTCCTCGCGATCCGCGAGGGACGGTCGTTCGGCGACGAGGAGGCCGCCGCCGTGCACTACGCGGCACGGCTCACCGCGGCCCATCTGCACCACGCCGTCGAACACCACCGCCTGCGCACCACCGCCCTGAACCTGCAACAGGTCCTGCTCACCGAACCCAGCCGCCCCCACCCCAACGTCGAGATGGCCACCCGCTACCTCCCCGCGGGCACCGGCACCCTCGTCGGCGGCGACTGGTTCGAGGCCGTACGACTGCACTACGGCCGCACTCTCCTCGTCATCGGCGACGTCATGGGCCACGGCCTCGACGCGGCCGTCGACATGAACGCGTACCGCTCGATGCTGCGCTACGTCGCCTCCACCGACCTGCCGCCCCACCGCATCCTGCGCCAGATGGACACCGCCATGTCCGAGGAGCACAACCGCCGCCCCGCGACCTGCCTGCTCGCCCTCCTCGACCCGGACCGCGGTACCGCCGCCTTCTCCAGCGCGGGCCATCTGCCGCCCGCCGTCTTCCACCGTGACGGCGTCGGCGAACTGATCCCCGTCCCCGTCGGCCCACCCCTCGGCACGGGCCTCGCCGACTACGAGATGACCACGCTCGCCCTCACCCCCGAGGACACCCTGGTCATGTTCACCGACGGCCTGGTCGAGCGCCGCGGCGAGGACATCGACGTCTCCCTCGCCCGCCTGGCCCGACTCCGCCTGCACCCCGGCCAGGGTGTCTCCCGCCTCCTCGACGACATCGTGCTGCGCCTCCACGTCCAGGAGGCGGAGGACGACGTGGCCGCGATCGCCGCCCGGTTGCGCCCGAGAAACCCCGCTTAG
- a CDS encoding fructosamine kinase family protein: MIESGTPGTAAARLTGCTVAGERPLSGAVTEVMLDGGQLVIVKGDTAPGAVRAEAAGLRWLADAGTVRVPAVRGVDEHWLVTDHVHTGPPSARAAVRFGRDLATLHASGAPAFGSPPPGGPTDAYIGLAPMRNVPAAEWPNWYAGQRVLPYVRRAVDAGTLRPAEATVVERVCERLPQLAGPAEPPARLHGDLWDGNVLWGADGHVRLVDPAAHGGHRETDLAMLHLFGCPHLSEVLSGYQEAAPLAPGWADRIGLHQLFPLLVHVVLFGRGYAEQALSVARAALAG; encoded by the coding sequence GTGATCGAGAGCGGGACTCCGGGTACGGCGGCGGCCCGGCTCACCGGGTGCACGGTGGCCGGTGAGCGTCCGCTGTCCGGGGCGGTCACCGAAGTCATGCTCGACGGTGGGCAGTTGGTGATCGTCAAGGGCGATACGGCTCCCGGCGCGGTGCGGGCCGAGGCGGCGGGGCTGCGCTGGCTGGCGGACGCCGGCACGGTCCGTGTGCCCGCCGTGCGCGGGGTGGACGAGCACTGGCTGGTCACCGACCACGTCCACACCGGCCCCCCGAGTGCACGGGCCGCCGTCCGGTTCGGCCGTGACCTGGCCACCCTGCACGCCTCCGGCGCACCGGCCTTCGGTTCACCGCCGCCCGGCGGCCCGACGGACGCGTACATCGGGCTCGCCCCGATGCGCAACGTGCCCGCCGCCGAGTGGCCCAACTGGTATGCCGGGCAACGGGTGTTGCCGTATGTGCGCCGCGCGGTCGACGCGGGCACCTTGCGGCCCGCCGAGGCGACGGTCGTGGAGCGCGTCTGCGAGCGGTTGCCCCAACTCGCCGGTCCCGCCGAGCCACCCGCGCGGCTGCACGGCGACCTGTGGGACGGGAACGTGCTCTGGGGCGCCGACGGACACGTCCGGCTCGTCGATCCGGCCGCGCACGGCGGGCACCGGGAGACCGACCTGGCGATGCTGCACCTCTTCGGCTGCCCACACCTGTCCGAGGTGCTGTCCGGCTATCAGGAAGCCGCACCACTCGCCCCGGGCTGGGCCGACCGCATCGGGCTGCACCAGTTGTTTCCGCTGCTGGTGCATGTGGTGCTGTTCGGTCGCGGCTATGCGGAGCAGGCGCTGTCGGTGGCGCGGGCGGCTCTGGCCGGATGA
- a CDS encoding glycoside hydrolase family 3 N-terminal domain-containing protein, which yields MTTTMPDHGGLPQEESDRPWTDPALPVADRVEALLARLTLPEKVAQLSSTWEDIEADGPEVAPGSNHFGRVGDLDETARHGLGQLTRPYGTLPRPALEHARLLARHQQQVVAQSRFDIPAMAHDECLTGFTAYGATIYPTSLGMAATFDPALIRRVGEAIGSDMAEAGVHQGLSPVVDVIRDYRWGRCEETYGEDPYLVGELAEAYVTGLQSVGVYATLKHFAGYSASMGGRNHAPVHVGRRELFDVILPPFERLVAAGVRSVMNSYADIDGEAPAASRWLLTEVLRDAWGFEGTVVSDYWSLPFLVNAHRVAADLPDAGALALRAGMDVELPDQRGFGNALVQAVEQGLVDEEFVDRAVRRVLRQKVDLGLLDADWDPRPPALRAGELDLDKPESRQLAHAVAQSSAVLLSNDGALPLPATGRIALIGPCADDVRTMFGCYSFPNHVLAERDDLGNGVEAVSLRHVLAAELPGVEWEFAQGCPIREEDRSGIAAAVEASVGADLTVLVVGDKAGMFGIGTSGEGCDVEDLRLPGVQEELVEAVLATGRPVVLIVSSGRPYAVGRFASTAAAMVQVFLPGEEGGRAVAQLLAGQANFSGKLPVQIPTTPGGQPYTYLHAPLGDRQSWLSNLDPTPAFPFGHGLSYTTFEIDGLGADRELVPVDGEFTVSARVRNTGAVAGAETVQLYAIDPVAQVTRPVRSLLGFAKVALEPGERATVRFHVHTDRLAFTGLAGTRVVEPGEILLEAGSSSLDTPVRGAIRLVGEERDATVLRHHAVPVSVERE from the coding sequence ATGACGACCACCATGCCCGACCACGGCGGCCTCCCCCAGGAGGAGAGCGACCGCCCCTGGACCGACCCCGCCCTGCCCGTCGCCGACCGCGTCGAAGCACTGCTCGCCCGGCTCACCCTGCCGGAGAAGGTCGCGCAACTGAGCAGCACCTGGGAGGACATCGAGGCCGACGGCCCCGAAGTGGCTCCGGGCAGCAACCACTTCGGCCGCGTCGGCGACCTCGACGAGACCGCCCGGCACGGCCTGGGCCAGCTCACCCGCCCCTACGGCACCCTGCCCCGGCCCGCGTTGGAGCACGCCCGCCTGCTGGCCCGGCACCAGCAACAGGTCGTGGCGCAGAGCCGATTCGACATCCCGGCGATGGCCCACGACGAGTGCCTGACCGGCTTCACCGCCTACGGCGCCACCATCTACCCCACCTCGCTCGGCATGGCGGCCACCTTCGACCCCGCGCTGATCCGCAGGGTCGGCGAGGCCATCGGCTCCGACATGGCCGAGGCGGGAGTCCACCAGGGCCTCTCCCCCGTCGTCGACGTCATCCGTGACTACCGCTGGGGCCGCTGCGAGGAGACCTACGGCGAAGACCCGTACCTGGTGGGCGAGTTGGCCGAGGCGTATGTCACCGGGTTGCAGAGCGTCGGGGTGTACGCGACCCTCAAGCACTTCGCCGGGTACTCCGCCTCGATGGGCGGCCGCAACCACGCCCCTGTGCACGTGGGCCGCCGCGAACTCTTCGACGTGATCCTCCCGCCGTTCGAACGCCTCGTCGCGGCGGGTGTGCGGTCCGTCATGAACTCGTACGCCGACATCGACGGCGAGGCACCCGCCGCGAGCCGCTGGCTGCTGACCGAAGTCCTGCGCGACGCCTGGGGTTTCGAGGGAACCGTCGTCTCCGACTACTGGTCCCTGCCCTTCCTGGTCAACGCCCACCGGGTCGCGGCCGATCTGCCCGACGCGGGCGCGCTCGCGCTGCGCGCCGGGATGGACGTCGAGCTGCCCGACCAGCGCGGCTTCGGCAACGCCCTCGTGCAGGCCGTCGAACAGGGCCTGGTGGACGAGGAGTTCGTGGACCGGGCGGTGCGTCGAGTGCTGCGCCAGAAGGTGGACCTCGGACTGCTCGACGCCGACTGGGACCCGCGCCCGCCCGCCCTGCGCGCCGGCGAACTGGACCTCGACAAGCCCGAGAGCCGTCAACTCGCCCACGCCGTGGCCCAGTCGAGCGCCGTTCTGCTGTCGAACGACGGTGCCCTGCCCCTCCCGGCCACCGGCCGCATCGCACTGATCGGCCCGTGCGCCGACGACGTACGCACCATGTTCGGCTGCTACAGCTTCCCCAACCACGTCCTCGCCGAACGCGACGACCTCGGCAACGGTGTCGAGGCAGTCTCCCTGCGCCACGTCCTGGCGGCCGAACTGCCGGGTGTGGAGTGGGAGTTCGCGCAGGGCTGCCCGATCCGCGAGGAGGACCGCTCCGGCATCGCGGCCGCGGTGGAGGCCTCCGTCGGGGCCGACCTCACCGTGCTGGTCGTCGGTGACAAGGCCGGCATGTTCGGGATCGGCACCTCGGGCGAGGGCTGTGACGTCGAGGATCTGCGTCTGCCGGGCGTACAGGAGGAGCTCGTCGAGGCTGTGTTGGCGACCGGGCGGCCGGTCGTCCTGATCGTGAGCAGTGGCCGTCCGTACGCGGTGGGCCGGTTCGCGTCCACCGCCGCGGCCATGGTGCAGGTCTTCCTGCCGGGCGAGGAGGGCGGCCGTGCGGTGGCCCAACTGCTCGCCGGTCAGGCGAACTTCAGCGGCAAGCTCCCCGTGCAGATCCCGACCACGCCCGGCGGTCAGCCCTACACCTACCTCCACGCGCCGCTGGGCGACCGGCAGAGCTGGCTGTCCAACCTCGATCCGACACCGGCGTTCCCCTTCGGGCACGGCCTGTCGTACACGACCTTCGAGATCGACGGGCTCGGCGCGGACCGTGAACTGGTGCCGGTGGACGGCGAGTTCACGGTCAGCGCGCGGGTGCGGAACACGGGGGCGGTCGCGGGTGCCGAGACGGTCCAGCTGTACGCGATCGACCCGGTCGCCCAGGTGACCCGGCCGGTGCGGTCCCTGCTCGGCTTCGCCAAGGTGGCCCTCGAACCCGGTGAGCGGGCGACGGTCCGCTTCCATGTCCACACCGACCGGCTGGCCTTCACCGGTCTGGCCGGCACGCGCGTCGTCGAGCCCGGCGAGATCCTGCTGGAGGCGGGCTCCTCCAGCCTGGACACACCGGTGCGCGGTGCGATCCGACTCGTGGGTGAGGAGAGGGATGCGACGGTCCTGCGGCACCACGCGGTGCCGGTGAGCGTCGAGCGGGAGTAG
- a CDS encoding carbohydrate ABC transporter permease → MSTTVTKTRTSTGREAVPTHRAVPPKPSRRNPVPGFLRRTLTSGATLFWTAIVVVPIYWLVVTSLRSQSDFTSDSPLALPSHPTLDSYRTVLDGDFTTYLLNSVIVTAGTVVIAVAVALMAAFSIVRNAGTRFSRVSFRLFLLGLAIPLQAVIIPVYLLIIRMHLYDSLLAIVLPSAAFALPITVMILVSFLRDVPRSLFEAMIVDGAGDWRMLWSLAAPLARPALMTVAVYDGLQVWNGFLFPLILTQSGDKAVLPLALTLFRGQFGIDVPATMAAVVLSTLPMLALFILARRQLVAGLTAGFSK, encoded by the coding sequence GTGAGCACCACCGTGACCAAGACCCGCACCAGCACCGGGCGGGAGGCCGTCCCCACCCACCGGGCGGTGCCGCCCAAGCCCTCCCGGCGAAACCCCGTTCCCGGGTTCCTCCGCCGCACCCTCACCAGTGGCGCCACCCTCTTCTGGACGGCGATCGTCGTCGTCCCCATCTACTGGCTCGTCGTCACCAGCCTCCGCAGCCAGTCCGACTTCACCTCCGACAGCCCCCTCGCGCTGCCCAGCCATCCGACGCTGGACAGCTACCGGACCGTCCTGGACGGCGACTTCACCACCTACCTGCTCAACAGCGTGATCGTCACCGCGGGCACGGTCGTCATCGCCGTCGCCGTCGCGCTGATGGCCGCGTTCTCGATCGTCCGCAACGCCGGCACCCGCTTCTCCCGCGTGTCGTTCCGCCTGTTCCTGCTCGGCCTGGCGATCCCGCTCCAAGCGGTGATCATCCCGGTCTACCTGCTGATCATCCGCATGCATCTCTACGACAGCCTGCTCGCGATCGTCCTGCCCTCGGCCGCGTTCGCGCTGCCGATCACCGTGATGATCCTGGTCAGTTTCCTGCGGGACGTGCCCCGTTCGCTGTTCGAGGCGATGATCGTCGACGGCGCCGGCGACTGGCGCATGCTCTGGTCGCTCGCGGCGCCACTGGCCCGCCCGGCACTGATGACGGTCGCGGTCTACGACGGCCTCCAGGTCTGGAACGGCTTCCTCTTCCCCCTCATCCTCACCCAGAGCGGCGACAAGGCCGTCCTGCCCCTGGCACTGACCCTGTTCCGTGGCCAGTTCGGCATCGACGTCCCGGCCACGATGGCCGCGGTGGTGCTCTCCACCCTGCCGATGCTGGCCCTGTTCATCCTGGCCCGCCGTCAGCTCGTCGCCGGTCTCACCGCCGGTTTCTCCAAGTAG